In Daphnia magna isolate NIES linkage group LG7, ASM2063170v1.1, whole genome shotgun sequence, a single genomic region encodes these proteins:
- the LOC123474244 gene encoding uncharacterized protein LOC123474244 yields MGVCDEMIHSAATSGPPSDVDCESSRSESFDSDSEYDVSDSENDVFESHSECDVSDSDPDYDVSDVDYDSAVNEPGNSDTDVGLLRPVYPTENEIEKHKHILRLQQRLLRLKRKNHKLENEVRELKSTITGVNIAEIYMLKQIKVDSTEDTWSAFLLNQINNKMKKHKNGNRWNQEVIRRCIIWQARSPGSYKLIRKSGMLNLPCEKHSGATSDHHPWTLASQILSRRHFVQN; encoded by the coding sequence ATGGGTGTCTGTGACGAGATGATACACAGTGCAGCTACGTCTGGGCCACCATCGGATGTTGACTGCGAGTCCAGCAGGTCGGAGAGCTTTGATTCTGATTCCGAATATGACGTGAGTGATTCCGAAAATGACGTGTTTGAATCCCATTCCGAATGTGACGTGAGTGATTCCGATCCCGATTATGACGTGAGTGATGTGGATTACGATTCGGCAGTTAATGAACCGGGCAACTCAGACACGGACGTTGGACTGCTACGACCAGTATATCCtacagaaaatgaaattgaaaagcATAAACATATTTTACGTTTACAGCAGCGTCTTCTTAGACTGAAGAGAAAAAATCACAAGTTGGAAAATGAAGTCAGGGAATTGAAAAGTACCATTACAGGGGTGAATATCGCCGAGATATATAtgttaaaacaaataaaagtgGATTCCACAGAAGATACATGGAGCGCTTTCTTGTTGAACCAGattaacaacaaaatgaagaaGCATAAGAATGGAAACAGGTGGAATCAAGAAGTGATCCGACGCTGCATAATTTGGCAAGCAAGAAGTCCGGGATCCTATAAATTAATCAGAAAATCAGGAATGTTGAACTTACCGTGTGAAAAACACTCCGGAGCTACCTCGGATCATCATCCATGGACTTTGGCATCACAGATCTTATCAAGGAGGCATTTCGTGCAAAATTGA
- the LOC123474243 gene encoding uncharacterized protein LOC123474243: MFQFIKRLYEKQKKLFLKFVKKLTNRHLEPTKIERQNVQKALDIFSRPLAAALEALRRRKVSGFMGSEETISFMLKIIKWFEIHDVCNYTQAIYKRLPNKALFTSTDDARLKWLEDFLKWLKEWRISSVEKNHFLTSETFEAITITTKSTIAKISDLLRDAGFTFVLTRRFNSDNLERKFSALRQANGGNYNMDAKAAIYGLEKLLRTGITYSAMNCNVPLEREQQNRGNGKFIRKTTLRNPKKRALDVLSALGIEDRAVLEEFRRPPDYGGSDCDDKLATAVTAVFLLLVIEEREICVACREGLRHTHIQDPQANAINALNDCLNRGGLNIPSKEFVQRMWTIYRFVEFALKKLHNTRKTREDLISFLTPHIAGCSTFCCSRGKEMPAGNKHNEQLAILILWKFINPMLNGYAATLTDLQTKAHVVGNNKVVNRKFNTHSK, translated from the exons ATGTTTCAATTCATCAAGAGGCTGTacgagaaacaaaagaaacttttCCTGAAATTTGTGAAGAAATTGACAAATAGGCATCTTGAGCCTACGAAAATAGAGCGACAGAATGTTCAAAAAGCACTTGACATTTTCAGTAGGCCTTTGGCGGCTGCGCTAGAAGCACTACGACGAAGGAAAGTATCGGGTTTTATGGGTTCAGAAGAAACCATATCATTCAtgttaaaaataattaaatggtTTGAAATCCATGACGTATGTAACTACACCCAAGCCATTTATAAGCGGCTTCCAAATAAAGCCCTATTCACCTCTACTGATGACGCCAGACTGAAATGGCTGGAAGATTTCTTAAAGTGGCTTAAGGAGTGGCGTATCTCCAGCGTCGAAAAGAATCACTTCCTGACGTCGGAAACGTTTGAAGCAATAACGATAACTACAAAATCAACGATCGCAAAAATTTCGGATTTGCTGCGTGACGCTGGATTTACATTCGTACTAACACGACGGTTCAACAGCGATAACCTCGAAAGAAAATTTAGCGCTCTGCGACAAGCGAACGGCGGTAATTACAATATGGATGCAAAAGCAGCTATTTATGgtttagaaaaattattgCGCACGGGGATAACCTACAGTGCAATGAACTGCAATGTACCATTGGAACGAGAGCAGCAAAACAGAGGAAATGGAAAATTCATACGTAAAACTACACTGAGGAATCCGAAAAAGAGAGCTCTTGATGTCCTTTCAGCTCTCGGAATAGAAGATCGTGCAGTATTGGAAGAATTTAGAAGGCCCCCAG ATTACGGTGGTAGTGATTGTGACGACAAACTTGCGACTGCGGTGACTGCcgtatttcttcttttggttATTGAGGAACGAGAGATTTGTGTGGCATGTAGAGAAGGCCTAAGGCACACACACATTCAAGATCCGCAAGCTAACGCCATTAATGCTTTGAATGATTGCCTaa ATCGTGGAGGATTAAACATTCCTTCAAAAGAATTTGTTCAAAGAATGTGGACCATCTACAGATTTGTTGAATTTGCCTTAAAGAAGCTACACAACACCAGGAAGACTCGTGAAGATCTCATCAGTTTTCTTACCCCACACATTGCTGGTTGTTCCACCTTTTGCTGTAGTCGAGGAAAGGAAATGCCTGCTGGAAACAAGCACAATGAACAGCTTGCGATTCTCATACT